In Methanothermobacter tenebrarum, the sequence CTTGGAAGCTGCTGAAATATGTTCTTTTAACATTCAATTTATCATAAAGCCATGATATCCTCTTCAGAATTTCCTGGTCGGTTTCTTCAACCGCACCCACAATGAATTGGGTGCTTTGACCAGAAGGGGTGAGATCAGGGTTTTTGTCATGAATTTTCTTTATCCATTTCATTCTCCTTATAATATCTATCTTATAGTCCTTGGTTGATGAAAGGGCTGAAAGTCCATCTGCTGTTGCTGTTTCAAGGTTGATACTCACCCTATTTGACAATTCCATAGCCCTTTTAATCAGCTCCCTTGAAGTCCCCGGCAAAATTTTAAGGTGTATATAACCATCATATCCTTTATCATGGCGCAGAATCCTCACCACTTCAACGAGTTTCTCCATAGTATTCTCAACATCATCTATCATAGCCGAACTTAAAAATAAACCCTCAACATACCTTTTTTCATAATAATCCATGAAAACCTCGGATAATTCATCCGGTCTTAGTTCAATGCGAGTGAATTCCTGTTTACTACAATTTATACAATATTTACAATCGTTGGAGCATTTGTTACTAAGCAGAACCTTAAATAAGGGAACTTTACAACCTTTCATGCTACTATAATATACTCCAGGAAGGTTTGCATTCTTTTGCTTTTCATCTGCACTATAATCACATAGGTCAAATTGTGCAGAATCACTTAATATCTGCAATTTTCTTCTGCGCTCCAACATAACCATTATTACATATCAGAAAGCTATTTAATAAAATTTATATTCTTTAGAATATATAACCTTATGTGGTTTCTGCAGGGCCGATTATGGGGGGTGGTACTGTGACAAAATGGTTACTATATATAATCGGTATATTGTTAATAATAATGGGTATACTTGGCTTTGTTGGATTCCCATTTCCAAACCTCAAGGATCCGGCATGGCATGCCGCATTAAAAATAATTGTTGGACTCATAGCAATATGGGGCGGCACCAAGGCAGAATAAAAAAATCATTTACTGATTGATTAAAATACCTTAAAGCCCTGCAGAAACCCAAAAAAATTATCCACCTACGGAGTTAAGCTTCTATCTTCTCATGATCTCTGGTAAATATTTAATTTACCCCTGCTGATTATTATCTGTGGAATATGGAAAGGTTTATATATAACTTTTTGGTGATATTATGAGTATTGGATTAGAGACGATTTGCGGACGATCATATCCTACCCCCAAGAAATTCAACAGCCCTTTTTGGAAAATAATTTCTTTTTTTATTGTTTAAGTAAAAAAATGAAAAATTATAAGGTACTATTTGGATTCGCATTCTCCCACTATGGAACAAGCCCCTCGGATAAAGTTAAATATATCCGCGGAAGGATTCTTCCATAAAATTTTCCAATACTAACTCCCCTTATTAGTTTGGTCCCGAAACCTTTCACTTATTTTCCATTAGGGGGCTTCCCGTCGAAGGAATTAAATAGGAGTTTTATTGGATCCTATATTATGAGAGTTGTGCTTGCAGGTAGTGGAAGTGCTGTCGGTAAAACCACTATCGCTACTGGTATAAT encodes:
- a CDS encoding radical SAM protein encodes the protein MERRRKLQILSDSAQFDLCDYSADEKQKNANLPGVYYSSMKGCKVPLFKVLLSNKCSNDCKYCINCSKQEFTRIELRPDELSEVFMDYYEKRYVEGLFLSSAMIDDVENTMEKLVEVVRILRHDKGYDGYIHLKILPGTSRELIKRAMELSNRVSINLETATADGLSALSSTKDYKIDIIRRMKWIKKIHDKNPDLTPSGQSTQFIVGAVEETDQEILKRISWLYDKLNVKRTYFSSFQALEGTPLEDKPEPDPRRSVRLYQADALVKSYNFKLSEFEFNDGFLDLEMDPKYVAALKSDMFPLDINTATYDELIRVPGIGPISARRIISKRRKNRINSVDELKGLGVWIKRAGKFLYIDGYQSSLDKFQ